A stretch of Bordetella genomosp. 13 DNA encodes these proteins:
- a CDS encoding MFS transporter: MPSSTDLLRHRWLIVIAAGAIMGAALGVRHVQGLFLQPVVSTQGWSREAFGFALAMQNLVWGLAQPFTGMVADRYGSAKVLVVGMLAYAAGLVLMANSASTGAFALTNGVLVGVALSGTAFGTVYGALSRIFPADQRAWALAVTGALGGLGQFCMVPLAQSLIAGMDWQGAATALGIVMLVLVPLAVFLRDRVAPMQAAQQPKAAQAMPAPLADIPMSAAIRQALRHRGFWLLNLGFTACGFQLAFIATHMPAYLAEHGLSAGQASATLAVIALANIFGNYVCARLGGRWPPRQVLCALYATRALAIAVFVTLPVTPFSAYAFSAVMGFLWLGTVPLTSGVLSRIFGVRYIGTLFGMVFLGHQIGGFMGVWLGAVVYDAYQSYDLVWMGAIAIGLMAAWVHWPIDDRPVARPVMAGQPS; encoded by the coding sequence ATGCCGTCGTCCACCGACCTGCTACGCCACCGTTGGCTGATCGTCATCGCCGCCGGCGCCATCATGGGCGCCGCGCTGGGCGTGCGTCACGTCCAGGGCCTGTTCCTGCAACCCGTGGTCAGCACACAGGGCTGGTCGCGCGAGGCTTTCGGCTTCGCGCTGGCCATGCAGAATCTGGTGTGGGGCCTGGCCCAGCCCTTCACCGGCATGGTGGCCGACCGCTACGGGTCCGCGAAAGTGCTGGTCGTGGGCATGCTGGCCTATGCGGCCGGCCTGGTGCTGATGGCGAATTCCGCGAGCACGGGCGCCTTCGCGCTGACCAACGGCGTGCTGGTCGGCGTGGCATTGTCCGGCACGGCATTCGGCACCGTCTATGGGGCGCTCAGCCGCATATTTCCCGCCGACCAGCGTGCCTGGGCGCTGGCGGTGACGGGGGCGCTGGGCGGCCTGGGGCAGTTCTGCATGGTGCCCTTGGCACAGAGCCTGATCGCGGGCATGGATTGGCAGGGAGCGGCAACGGCGCTGGGCATCGTCATGCTGGTGCTGGTGCCGCTGGCCGTCTTCCTGCGCGACAGGGTCGCGCCGATGCAGGCCGCGCAACAACCTAAGGCAGCGCAAGCCATGCCGGCCCCGCTCGCCGATATACCCATGTCCGCCGCCATCCGCCAGGCCCTGCGTCATCGCGGCTTCTGGCTGCTGAACCTGGGCTTCACCGCGTGCGGCTTCCAGCTTGCGTTCATCGCGACGCACATGCCGGCCTACCTGGCCGAACACGGGCTCAGCGCGGGACAGGCCAGCGCCACGCTCGCGGTCATCGCGCTGGCCAACATCTTCGGCAACTATGTGTGCGCGCGGCTGGGCGGCCGATGGCCGCCACGGCAAGTGCTGTGCGCGCTGTACGCGACGCGCGCGCTGGCGATCGCCGTTTTCGTGACGCTGCCGGTCACGCCTTTCAGCGCCTATGCGTTCTCCGCCGTGATGGGCTTCCTGTGGCTGGGCACCGTTCCGTTGACCAGCGGCGTGCTGTCGCGCATCTTCGGCGTGCGCTACATCGGCACGCTGTTCGGCATGGTGTTCCTGGGCCACCAGATAGGCGGCTTCATGGGCGTATGGCTGGGCGCCGTGGTGTACGACGCCTATCAGTCGTACGACCTCGTCTGGATGGGCGCCATCGCCATCGGCCTGATGGCCGCGTGGGTGCACTGGCCGATCGACGACCGGCCGGTCGCGCGGCCGGTCATGGCGGGGCAGCCGTCATGA
- the murI gene encoding glutamate racemase, producing MTSDVRPIGIYDSGVGGLSTLREIRAALPHEPLVYLADAGYLPYGEKSQDTLERRALAVADYFVSRGVKAIAVACNTATAAAIGTMRQHHPDLIVVGIEPAIKPAAQLSRSGVIGVFATTGTLASQRFAALAQRAAPGSRIVLRPCPEWVMLVENGQLDDDAARASVNTAAGALLAEGADVLVLGCTHFPFLQPLLRERVGPDVHIVEPGPALARHLAHRVQTEAATLLAPDGFVGGCELVSSGDAGRLRAQARQLLQWDLPAVPLPPPWR from the coding sequence ATGACCTCAGACGTCCGCCCCATCGGCATCTACGACTCGGGCGTCGGCGGCCTGAGCACGCTGCGCGAGATCCGCGCCGCCCTGCCGCACGAGCCGCTGGTCTACCTCGCCGACGCGGGCTACCTGCCCTACGGCGAGAAATCGCAGGACACGCTGGAACGCCGGGCCCTGGCGGTGGCGGACTACTTCGTGTCGCGCGGGGTCAAGGCCATCGCCGTCGCGTGCAACACCGCCACGGCGGCGGCCATCGGCACGATGCGGCAGCATCACCCGGACCTGATCGTCGTGGGCATCGAACCCGCCATCAAGCCCGCGGCGCAACTCAGCCGGTCCGGCGTCATCGGCGTGTTCGCCACCACCGGCACGCTGGCCAGCCAGCGTTTCGCCGCGCTTGCGCAACGCGCCGCCCCGGGCTCGCGCATCGTGCTGCGCCCCTGCCCGGAGTGGGTGATGCTGGTGGAGAACGGCCAGTTGGATGACGACGCCGCGCGCGCCAGCGTGAACACGGCCGCAGGCGCCCTGCTGGCCGAAGGCGCCGACGTGCTGGTGCTGGGCTGCACGCACTTTCCGTTTCTGCAGCCCTTGCTGCGCGAGCGCGTGGGCCCCGACGTGCACATCGTCGAGCCCGGCCCGGCGCTGGCGCGCCATCTGGCGCACCGGGTCCAGACCGAGGCCGCGACGCTGCTGGCTCCAGATGGATTCGTCGGCGGCTGCGAACTGGTCAGCAGCGGCGATGCCGGCCGCCTGCGGGCGCAGGCGCGCCAACTGCTGCAATGGGACCTGCCGGCAGTGCCGCTGCCGCCGCCCTGGCGCTGA
- the ispF gene encoding 2-C-methyl-D-erythritol 2,4-cyclodiphosphate synthase — protein sequence MSIPFRVGQGFDVHALVEGRPLILGGVAIPHTHGLLGHSDADALLHAITDAVLGGAGLGDIGRHFPDTDPQYRGADSRVLLRAAVDKVRQAGWQPVNVDATIHAQAPKIGPHAPAMVRNIAADLGLAEGEVNVKAKTNENLGYLGRKEGIAATTVVLLARMDPA from the coding sequence ATGAGCATTCCCTTCCGCGTGGGCCAGGGCTTCGACGTGCATGCCCTGGTCGAGGGCCGGCCGCTGATCCTGGGCGGCGTCGCCATTCCGCATACGCACGGGCTCTTGGGCCATTCCGATGCCGACGCGCTGCTGCATGCGATCACCGATGCCGTCCTGGGTGGCGCCGGGCTGGGCGACATCGGCCGGCATTTTCCCGATACCGATCCGCAGTATCGCGGCGCCGACAGCCGCGTGCTGCTGCGCGCGGCCGTGGACAAGGTGCGGCAGGCGGGGTGGCAGCCCGTGAACGTGGACGCCACGATCCACGCACAGGCGCCCAAGATCGGGCCTCATGCGCCGGCCATGGTGCGCAACATCGCGGCCGACCTGGGCCTTGCCGAAGGAGAGGTCAACGTGAAGGCCAAGACCAACGAGAACCTGGGCTACCTGGGCCGCAAGGAAGGCATCGCCGCCACCACGGTGGTGCTGCTGGCCCGCATGGACCCGGCCTGA